One genomic region from Streptomyces venezuelae encodes:
- a CDS encoding glycosyltransferase family 4 protein, with translation MPQRASALAPGQKDSLTVPAHLRTGDHVADPLPTDPHLVSSGSPLPHRITFLARRDLGNQAAGGSELLIDRIAGGLTADGHDVTLVCGGPPAARDYRVVSAGGDAGHFLRAKATFAREVGDCDLLVEVCNGMPYLAPLWHRGPTLCLVNHVHTDLWQMRYPGPAARLGRRLEHWALAGTHRDNLMVAVSESTAAELRGIGVAADRIRIVNNGVEEPGPLLPEAKEPLFLAVGRLVEYKRIDLLLRLWERVRPVTGGRLVIVGDGPERERLEAMAGPGVTFAGRVSEAEKHRLMCEAWLLLHPSLVEGWGLVVTEAAARGTPAIGFDIPGLCDSVEDGETGVLARGESSFAAAWCALSLSTERRAAMGRAATQRARRFRWSATVRQFQAVAAEAAARAAARGGGRSGRA, from the coding sequence ATGCCCCAGCGCGCGTCCGCTCTGGCCCCCGGCCAGAAGGACTCCCTCACCGTCCCCGCTCATCTCCGTACCGGCGACCACGTCGCCGACCCGCTCCCCACCGACCCGCACCTGGTGTCCTCCGGGTCACCCCTGCCCCACCGGATCACCTTCCTCGCCCGCCGCGACCTGGGCAACCAGGCCGCCGGCGGCTCGGAACTGCTCATCGACCGGATAGCCGGCGGCCTCACCGCCGACGGCCATGACGTCACCCTCGTGTGCGGCGGCCCGCCCGCGGCGCGCGACTACCGGGTGGTGTCCGCGGGAGGCGACGCGGGCCACTTCCTGCGCGCCAAGGCGACCTTCGCCCGCGAGGTCGGCGACTGCGATCTGCTGGTCGAGGTGTGCAACGGCATGCCGTACCTGGCGCCGCTGTGGCACCGCGGACCGACGTTGTGCCTGGTCAACCACGTACACACGGATCTCTGGCAGATGCGATACCCCGGCCCCGCGGCACGGCTGGGCCGCCGGCTGGAGCACTGGGCGCTGGCCGGCACCCACCGCGACAACCTGATGGTGGCCGTCTCCGAGTCGACCGCCGCCGAGCTGCGCGGCATCGGCGTCGCCGCGGACCGCATCCGGATCGTCAACAACGGTGTCGAGGAGCCCGGCCCGCTGCTGCCCGAGGCGAAGGAACCGCTGTTCCTTGCCGTCGGCCGGCTGGTGGAGTACAAGCGCATCGACCTGCTCCTCAGGCTGTGGGAGCGGGTCCGTCCCGTCACCGGGGGCCGGCTCGTCATCGTCGGCGACGGCCCCGAGCGGGAACGGCTCGAGGCCATGGCCGGTCCCGGCGTGACCTTCGCCGGCCGGGTGTCGGAGGCCGAGAAGCACCGCCTGATGTGCGAGGCGTGGCTCCTGCTGCACCCCTCCCTCGTCGAGGGCTGGGGGCTGGTCGTCACCGAGGCGGCCGCCCGGGGCACCCCGGCGATCGGTTTCGACATCCCCGGTCTGTGCGACTCCGTCGAGGACGGGGAGACCGGGGTGCTCGCCCGTGGCGAGAGTTCGTTCGCCGCCGCGTGGTGCGCCCTGTCCCTCAGTACGGAACGGCGCGCGGCCATGGGCCGTGCCGCCACGCAGCGCGCCAGGCGCTTCCGCTGGAGCGCGACGGTCCGCCAGTTCCAGGCGGTCGCCGCCGAGGCCGCGGCGCGGGCGGCGGCCCGTGGAGGCGGCAGGAGCGGCCGTGCCTGA
- a CDS encoding class I SAM-dependent methyltransferase gives MREQNDPARCYTLLARDSVAQVARHVDLPGKIVVDVGGGSGHFTEEFRRRGAECYLFEPDPRELGARGPVGGDAVLADGYLLPLADGAADVCFSSNVLEHVSDPQTFISEMARVTRPGGLIYLSFTNWLSPWGGHETAPWHYLGADRARRRYERRTGREAKHTVGENLFPVHIGPTLRHVRGRDDVQVVTARSRYWPFLASTITRIPGLREIATWNLLLILRRSP, from the coding sequence ATGCGCGAACAGAACGATCCGGCGCGGTGCTACACCCTGCTGGCCCGTGACTCGGTCGCGCAGGTCGCACGCCATGTGGACCTACCCGGCAAGATCGTCGTCGACGTCGGCGGAGGCAGCGGCCACTTCACGGAGGAGTTCCGCCGCCGCGGCGCGGAGTGCTACCTCTTCGAGCCCGACCCGCGGGAGCTCGGCGCCCGCGGCCCGGTCGGCGGGGACGCGGTGCTCGCCGACGGATATCTGCTGCCGCTCGCCGACGGCGCGGCGGACGTGTGCTTCTCGTCCAACGTCCTGGAGCACGTGTCGGACCCGCAGACGTTCATCAGCGAGATGGCGCGGGTCACCCGCCCCGGTGGGCTGATCTACCTGTCGTTCACCAACTGGCTCTCTCCCTGGGGCGGTCACGAGACCGCGCCGTGGCACTACCTCGGCGCCGACCGCGCCCGCCGACGCTACGAGCGGCGCACCGGCCGCGAGGCGAAGCACACGGTCGGCGAGAACCTCTTCCCCGTCCACATCGGTCCCACCCTTCGGCACGTCCGCGGCCGCGACGACGTACAGGTCGTCACGGCGCGATCACGTTACTGGCCGTTCCTCGCGAGCACGATCACCCGGATACCGGGTCTCCGCGAGATCGCCACCTGGAATCTGCTGCTGATTCTCAGGCGAAGCCCATGA
- a CDS encoding alpha-(1->3)-arabinofuranosyltransferase family protein gives MTTTVQTPTWVPQPGRTPSASGEPRGRRLLFGFWAVVLLAFLSVSPGKMTFETKLGVALDPWRFIGDLGSLWNGNVGLGGIANQYVGYAFPALPYYALADLLQLPVWLAERLWLSIIVTAAFWGALRLAERLRVGTPVSRVLGAVVYALWPTFTIVVGSTSAAALPGALLPWVLLPLTSATLSPRTAAARSALLIPFMGGVNAASTLAALLPVGLYLLSRPAGPRRRALLGWWIPGVVLATVWWVVPLLLLGMHGENFMPYVEQADTTTATMSATELLRGAGNWVAYLNFGEAWLPAGWTVATSVVTVLGSAFAAALGLAGLARRDLPERRWLLLTVLSVVLIVLAGYGGAFGGPFHGVVQDLLNGALKPFRNIYKFQPGLALALALGLAHLTAVLAENRGSRALRGRRWVPATAAVLVLPGLALPYVNGSILQPGAFSKLPTHWEKAAGWLKDNAPNSRALVVPATAHGIYTWGSPIDQPFDVLAETPWAQRDFVPFGTPGARRMTDAVEQALLSGTEVPGLQAYLSRAGMHEVVVRNDLDPDQIGYVPPQTVKRTLESSGYRKVTGFGPLVTGGRIAADTPLQVQGLYPRLQAVEIYRPADRDGRPDRVGVSAVADTAVVSGGPESLLQLSADPSMTDRPAVLAGDKLPKGVDAPVKAVADGLRRADTRFGLVNNNTSYTYTADERNHSGSLQNPGERPKQILPFEGVEHQTTAVLRGAESVTASSSGNWLFHLPQYDPVNAFDGNPDTAWADGSQGEPVGQWLRVAFSGPTDIPDSIQLTPLPGDAMRAAPTQVRIETDRGSADSPLRTNGLPQTVKAPAGVASWMKITVLSAQQASPGLSGAGFSEVSIPDVRVTRLLALPADAKRTEAAATVYSLHRGTDAGGLSPQSAEVGLHRRFTTGEPGEYRVSARAVAVPGGPLDKLFDRAAPGSKNRVTASVDSVSANGTSLGARNLVDGDLTTSWIAGDKPVVHLNWPGKKKIDEIILAPAGGVSTRPEQVMISSPNGAAVADVDENGRVRFPAIETDRLDITVSRVAPLTIHNPVANAQVQLPVGLSEVHVPALAELRVPRPKADARFSLACGEGPDLAVGGVLHKTKASGFVRDLTERRPVTVTLCAGDEKDGTLGLPAGDHEVEAGDAGPLAITDVTLTHGAPEALSGAAGREATVTRWTDDSRTVSVSAGSGEAVYLRTFENANDGWKATLGGKELESVRLDGWQQAWVVPAGASGTVTMEFEPSGTYRAALVGGAFALVALIALAFVGRRRDGGDGTAEDLPEPTAPGMLLGTVALTAVVAVAAGPLALIVPVLAVAARFRPAVLVPTAAAAMAGAGLVAAVGAGEPVAAGAGAFSGLAQVLALVAVSAALVTAVPPGSVAASQEDPEGSEAPGVGRVVPTGPGSTDDWYLPEPPRRRPDDGDPA, from the coding sequence ATGACCACTACGGTCCAGACACCCACCTGGGTGCCGCAGCCCGGCCGGACGCCGTCGGCGTCGGGCGAGCCGCGTGGACGACGCCTGCTGTTCGGCTTCTGGGCCGTCGTACTGCTGGCGTTCCTCTCGGTGTCACCGGGGAAGATGACGTTCGAGACCAAACTGGGGGTCGCACTCGACCCCTGGCGCTTCATCGGCGACCTCGGTTCGCTGTGGAACGGCAACGTGGGTCTCGGCGGCATAGCCAACCAGTACGTCGGGTACGCCTTCCCGGCACTGCCCTACTACGCGCTCGCGGACCTGCTGCAGCTGCCGGTCTGGCTGGCCGAGCGGCTCTGGCTGTCGATCATCGTGACCGCCGCGTTCTGGGGAGCGCTCCGGCTCGCCGAACGTCTGCGCGTGGGCACGCCCGTGTCGCGGGTCCTCGGCGCGGTCGTGTACGCGCTGTGGCCCACGTTCACGATCGTCGTCGGGTCGACCTCCGCGGCCGCGCTGCCCGGTGCCCTGCTGCCCTGGGTGCTGCTCCCGCTCACGTCCGCGACGCTGAGCCCCCGGACGGCCGCCGCGCGTTCGGCCCTGCTCATCCCCTTCATGGGTGGTGTGAACGCCGCCTCGACCCTGGCCGCGCTGCTGCCCGTGGGGCTGTACCTGCTCAGCCGCCCGGCCGGCCCTCGTCGGCGCGCGCTGCTCGGCTGGTGGATCCCGGGCGTCGTGCTGGCCACCGTCTGGTGGGTGGTGCCGCTGCTCCTGCTCGGCATGCACGGCGAGAACTTCATGCCGTACGTCGAACAGGCCGACACCACCACCGCCACCATGTCCGCGACCGAGCTGCTGCGCGGAGCCGGCAACTGGGTGGCCTATCTGAACTTCGGTGAGGCGTGGCTGCCGGCCGGCTGGACCGTCGCGACCTCCGTCGTCACCGTCCTCGGTTCGGCGTTCGCCGCCGCGCTGGGCCTCGCGGGCCTCGCCCGGCGTGATCTGCCGGAGCGCCGCTGGCTGCTGCTGACCGTCCTGTCGGTCGTCCTGATCGTGCTCGCCGGATACGGCGGGGCCTTCGGCGGTCCGTTCCACGGTGTCGTCCAGGACTTGTTGAACGGGGCTCTCAAGCCGTTCCGCAACATCTACAAGTTCCAGCCGGGACTGGCCCTCGCACTCGCCCTCGGACTGGCCCACCTGACGGCCGTGCTCGCCGAGAACCGGGGGTCCCGCGCGCTGCGCGGTCGCCGCTGGGTGCCCGCGACCGCCGCCGTGCTCGTCCTGCCCGGTCTGGCGCTTCCGTACGTCAACGGCTCGATCCTGCAGCCCGGCGCGTTCAGCAAGCTGCCCACCCACTGGGAGAAGGCCGCCGGCTGGCTCAAGGACAACGCCCCGAACAGTCGGGCCCTGGTCGTGCCGGCGACGGCGCACGGCATCTACACCTGGGGATCCCCCATCGACCAGCCCTTCGACGTGCTGGCCGAAACTCCCTGGGCGCAGCGCGACTTCGTCCCCTTCGGCACTCCCGGAGCGCGGCGCATGACGGACGCCGTCGAGCAGGCACTGCTCTCCGGCACGGAGGTTCCGGGCCTGCAGGCGTACCTGTCACGGGCGGGCATGCACGAGGTGGTCGTCCGCAACGACCTCGACCCCGACCAGATCGGCTACGTCCCGCCGCAGACCGTGAAGCGGACCCTGGAGTCCTCCGGCTACCGCAAGGTGACCGGCTTCGGTCCGCTGGTGACCGGCGGGCGCATCGCCGCCGACACCCCGCTCCAGGTGCAGGGGCTCTACCCGCGGCTCCAGGCCGTGGAGATCTACCGGCCGGCGGACCGTGACGGGCGGCCCGACCGGGTCGGTGTCTCGGCCGTGGCCGACACGGCCGTGGTCAGCGGCGGACCCGAGTCGCTGCTCCAGCTGTCCGCCGACCCCTCGATGACGGACCGGCCGGCCGTGCTGGCCGGTGACAAGCTGCCCAAGGGCGTCGACGCTCCGGTGAAGGCGGTCGCGGACGGACTGCGCCGGGCCGACACCCGCTTCGGCCTGGTCAACAACAACACCTCGTACACGTACACCGCGGACGAGCGCAACCACTCCGGCAGCCTGCAGAACCCGGGCGAGCGGCCCAAGCAGATCCTTCCGTTCGAGGGCGTCGAGCACCAGACGACGGCGGTGCTGCGCGGCGCCGAGTCCGTGACGGCCTCCAGCAGTGGCAACTGGCTGTTCCACCTGCCGCAGTACGACCCGGTGAACGCCTTCGACGGCAACCCGGACACCGCGTGGGCCGACGGCAGCCAGGGTGAGCCGGTCGGTCAGTGGCTCCGGGTGGCCTTCTCCGGGCCGACCGACATCCCGGACTCCATCCAGCTGACCCCGCTGCCGGGCGACGCCATGCGCGCGGCGCCCACGCAGGTCCGGATCGAGACCGACCGCGGTTCGGCCGACAGCCCGCTGCGGACCAACGGCCTGCCGCAGACGGTCAAGGCCCCCGCCGGCGTGGCCTCGTGGATGAAGATCACCGTGCTCTCCGCCCAGCAGGCGAGTCCGGGCCTCTCCGGGGCCGGGTTCTCCGAGGTGTCGATCCCGGACGTGCGGGTGACGCGCCTGCTGGCGCTGCCCGCCGACGCGAAGCGCACCGAGGCGGCGGCGACCGTGTACTCCCTGCACCGGGGTACCGACGCGGGTGGCCTGTCGCCCCAGTCGGCCGAGGTGGGACTGCACCGCCGGTTCACCACCGGGGAGCCGGGCGAGTACAGGGTGTCGGCGCGTGCCGTCGCCGTGCCCGGGGGCCCGTTGGACAAGCTGTTCGACCGTGCGGCCCCCGGGTCGAAGAACCGGGTGACGGCGTCCGTGGACTCCGTCAGCGCCAACGGCACGTCGCTCGGCGCGCGCAACCTGGTCGACGGTGATCTGACGACCTCCTGGATCGCGGGCGACAAGCCGGTCGTCCACCTGAACTGGCCCGGGAAGAAGAAGATCGACGAGATCATCCTCGCTCCGGCGGGTGGCGTGTCCACCCGGCCCGAGCAGGTGATGATCAGCTCCCCGAACGGCGCGGCGGTGGCCGACGTGGACGAGAACGGACGCGTCCGCTTCCCCGCGATCGAGACGGACCGGCTCGACATCACCGTCAGCAGGGTGGCTCCGCTCACCATCCACAACCCGGTGGCGAACGCCCAGGTGCAGCTGCCGGTCGGACTGAGCGAGGTGCACGTGCCCGCGCTGGCCGAGCTGCGGGTGCCGCGGCCGAAGGCCGACGCGCGCTTCTCCCTGGCCTGTGGCGAGGGTCCTGACCTCGCCGTGGGCGGTGTCCTGCACAAGACGAAGGCCTCCGGGTTCGTCCGGGACCTCACCGAGCGCCGCCCCGTCACCGTCACCCTCTGCGCGGGCGACGAGAAGGACGGCACTCTGGGTCTTCCCGCCGGCGACCACGAGGTGGAGGCGGGTGACGCCGGCCCGCTGGCGATCACCGACGTCACGCTGACCCACGGCGCTCCGGAGGCACTGTCCGGAGCGGCGGGCCGCGAGGCCACCGTCACCCGGTGGACCGACGACAGCCGGACCGTCTCGGTGTCGGCCGGCTCCGGCGAGGCCGTCTACCTGCGGACCTTCGAGAACGCCAACGACGGCTGGAAGGCCACCCTGGGCGGCAAGGAGCTGGAGTCCGTGCGCCTCGACGGCTGGCAGCAGGCCTGGGTGGTCCCGGCCGGCGCCTCCGGCACGGTGACCATGGAGTTCGAGCCCTCCGGTACGTACCGGGCGGCCCTCGTCGGCGGTGCGTTCGCGCTCGTCGCTCTGATCGCCTTGGCCTTCGTCGGCCGTCGGCGTGACGGCGGCGACGGGACCGCCGAGGATCTGCCCGAGCCGACGGCGCCGGGGATGCTCCTCGGAACGGTGGCGCTGACCGCGGTCGTCGCGGTGGCGGCGGGGCCGCTGGCCCTGATCGTGCCCGTGCTCGCCGTGGCGGCGCGGTTCCGGCCGGCCGTGCTCGTACCGACCGCGGCGGCGGCGATGGCCGGAGCCGGTCTCGTCGCGGCCGTCGGCGCCGGCGAGCCGGTCGCCGCGGGGGCGGGCGCCTTCAGCGGCCTCGCGCAGGTGCTGGCGCTGGTGGCCGTGTCCGCCGCGCTGGTGACGGCGGTGCCGCCGGGGTCCGTGGCCGCCTCGCAGGAGGACCCCGAGGGGTCCGAGGCGCCGGGCGTCGGACGCGTGGTCCCGACCGGGCCGGGCAGCACCGACGACTGGTACCTGCCCGAGCCGCCCCGTCGGCGGCCGGACGACGGCGACCCCGCGTGA
- a CDS encoding condensation protein, with translation MSRHCLSDDEPESVHIEVHLPGRLDPDRLRAAFRQALLTHPRALMREVPGRRHLRSFAWELTDEPDGDPVSFAGRGPDALARARARALDDCPPLTQSPPMRLEAVELDGTGTGAGSRTGTVLLLTMHHTALDAPSGLRVLATTAQQYGGEAALPVPGRVRPERAGAAPGGTGREVRTRPVRVAPDSRPEPVRARAAGNGMLQVDLPVPPRAARTGDLPPWTVNDQLLVATALTVGRWNVSHGRPAGPVRLTMPVDDRPRGTEMPMGNGTRLVEVTVAADDPRDTELLLGAHPDPAAVARLLRATARRTRALKSVHGAPMGAGANLLTAPLLPVGVRGVLTRGARWAAAAWTSTALVTNVGRVPYALDFGEAGRASAVWFSAPARMPRGLSVAAASTGGRLHVTLRWSRALLGDTAGAELAGLFEESLAATDPTTDGALSTQDNHKGPS, from the coding sequence GTGTCGCGGCACTGCCTCAGCGACGACGAGCCGGAGAGCGTGCACATCGAGGTCCATCTGCCCGGCCGGCTGGACCCGGACCGGCTGCGGGCCGCCTTCCGCCAGGCGCTGCTCACGCACCCCAGGGCGCTGATGCGGGAGGTGCCCGGCCGGCGGCACCTGCGGTCCTTCGCGTGGGAGCTGACGGACGAGCCGGACGGCGACCCGGTGAGCTTCGCGGGCCGCGGACCCGACGCCCTGGCGCGGGCCCGCGCCCGCGCGCTGGACGACTGCCCGCCGCTCACCCAGTCGCCGCCGATGCGCCTGGAGGCCGTCGAGCTCGACGGGACCGGGACGGGTGCCGGCAGCAGGACCGGGACCGTGCTGCTGCTGACGATGCATCACACGGCTCTCGACGCGCCGTCGGGGCTGCGGGTGCTCGCCACGACCGCCCAGCAGTACGGCGGCGAGGCGGCGCTCCCGGTTCCCGGGCGGGTCCGGCCCGAACGCGCGGGCGCGGCTCCGGGCGGGACCGGGCGCGAGGTGCGTACGCGGCCCGTGCGGGTCGCGCCGGACTCCCGTCCCGAGCCCGTACGCGCCCGCGCCGCGGGCAACGGCATGCTGCAGGTCGATCTGCCCGTGCCACCGCGCGCGGCGCGGACCGGGGACCTCCCGCCCTGGACCGTCAACGACCAGCTGCTGGTCGCCACGGCACTGACGGTGGGCCGCTGGAACGTCTCGCACGGCCGGCCGGCCGGCCCGGTACGGCTCACGATGCCCGTGGACGACCGGCCGCGCGGCACGGAGATGCCGATGGGCAACGGGACCCGGCTCGTCGAGGTGACCGTGGCCGCCGATGACCCGCGCGACACCGAGCTCCTGCTCGGTGCGCATCCGGACCCGGCAGCCGTGGCCCGGTTGCTGCGCGCGACGGCCCGGCGCACGCGCGCGCTGAAGTCGGTCCACGGCGCGCCCATGGGCGCCGGGGCGAATCTGCTGACCGCCCCGCTGCTGCCGGTCGGCGTCCGGGGCGTGCTCACCCGTGGCGCACGGTGGGCGGCCGCGGCGTGGACGTCGACGGCGTTGGTCACCAACGTCGGCCGTGTGCCGTACGCGCTGGACTTCGGCGAGGCCGGCCGGGCGTCGGCCGTGTGGTTCTCCGCGCCGGCGCGGATGCCGCGCGGGCTGAGCGTGGCGGCGGCCTCCACCGGCGGCCGCCTGCACGTGACGCTGCGCTGGTCGCGGGCGCTGCTCGGGGACACGGCCGGCGCGGAACTGGCCGGCCTGTTCGAGGAGTCGCTGGCCGCCACCGACCCGACCACCGATGGAGCCCTCTCCACCCAGGACAACCACAAGGGGCCGTCATGA
- a CDS encoding class I SAM-dependent methyltransferase, producing MTFSATGPAETGTSPETGSSQDRPVPGLRDFYENPAVPVASGEARTLRQARMLADALGPVGPGRPAATVLDVGCGDGSAGAIAARVLDGHRVVGIDWSQDALRRAAPRLSHVVRGELTGSGLPFASGSADAVLFSEVVEHLVDPDSALDELHRVLRPGGHLMLSTPNLAAWYNRALLLAGVQPVFSEVSLRRIHGRPGSEVVGHLRLYTARALREFVAASGFEVVKVAGAPFHGVPRPLRPLDRLACGLPSLSSILLVHARRV from the coding sequence ATGACCTTCTCAGCCACCGGCCCGGCGGAGACCGGGACGTCGCCCGAGACGGGGAGCTCGCAGGACCGGCCGGTCCCCGGGCTGCGGGACTTCTACGAGAACCCCGCCGTTCCCGTCGCCTCCGGCGAGGCCCGTACGCTGCGCCAGGCCCGGATGCTGGCCGACGCGCTCGGCCCCGTGGGGCCCGGCCGGCCGGCCGCGACCGTGCTCGACGTGGGCTGCGGGGACGGCTCGGCGGGCGCGATCGCCGCCCGCGTTCTCGACGGGCACCGCGTCGTGGGGATCGACTGGTCCCAGGACGCGCTGCGCCGGGCGGCGCCGCGCCTGAGTCACGTCGTCCGCGGCGAACTGACCGGGAGCGGGCTGCCGTTCGCCTCCGGCAGTGCCGACGCCGTGCTGTTCAGCGAGGTCGTCGAGCATCTCGTCGACCCCGACAGCGCCCTCGACGAACTGCACAGGGTGCTGCGACCGGGCGGACACCTGATGCTCTCGACGCCTAACCTCGCCGCCTGGTACAACCGCGCCCTGCTGCTCGCCGGGGTCCAGCCGGTGTTCTCCGAGGTGAGTCTGCGCCGCATCCACGGCCGACCGGGCAGCGAGGTCGTGGGGCACCTGCGGCTGTACACGGCGCGCGCGCTGCGCGAGTTCGTGGCGGCTTCCGGCTTCGAGGTGGTGAAGGTCGCCGGCGCGCCCTTCCACGGGGTGCCGCGGCCGCTCCGCCCGCTCGACCGCCTGGCCTGCGGCCTGCCGTCCCTGTCCTCCATCCTGCTCGTCCACGCGAGAAGGGTGTAG
- a CDS encoding DMT family transporter: MLWGVAAALVANVLYSTGFVLEKRALAGMPPLSAARPGQALLLLVGRPLWICGALALGLGFAAQLAVYRTLPIAAAQGLFLSGLVLLLVLSSVVLGERPSGRERRAVAVIGLALVMVVSSLYGTSEEISRKAPMGILLALCVPTLAAGLMIYANAERRARRRHRQPTTGVAYAVAVGLIYGVSSLAIKGVSGHLDTSDLAASAPTLFATPYPYLLLVTGVSGLVLSQTALQRCRASLIVPVCSTVSCVFTIASGTIAFAEPLPDDWLRLLLRLGGTVLAVTVLLTLPRHDTDTPDHEGTRP; the protein is encoded by the coding sequence GTGCTGTGGGGGGTGGCCGCCGCTCTGGTGGCGAACGTCCTGTACAGCACCGGCTTCGTCCTGGAGAAGCGGGCGCTGGCCGGCATGCCGCCGCTGAGCGCCGCACGGCCGGGCCAGGCCCTGCTCCTGCTGGTCGGCAGACCCTTGTGGATCTGCGGGGCCCTGGCGCTCGGCCTGGGTTTCGCCGCGCAGCTGGCCGTCTACCGCACGCTGCCGATCGCCGCCGCCCAGGGCCTGTTCCTGTCCGGTCTCGTCCTGCTGCTCGTGCTCTCCTCGGTGGTGCTCGGTGAGCGCCCCTCGGGTCGCGAGCGGCGTGCGGTCGCCGTGATCGGTCTGGCGCTGGTGATGGTGGTGTCCTCGCTGTACGGGACGAGCGAGGAGATCAGCCGCAAGGCGCCCATGGGCATTCTGCTGGCCCTGTGCGTGCCGACGCTTGCGGCCGGTCTGATGATCTACGCCAACGCCGAGCGGCGCGCCCGCCGGCGGCACCGGCAGCCGACCACCGGCGTGGCCTACGCGGTCGCGGTCGGTCTGATCTACGGTGTCAGCTCGCTCGCGATCAAGGGCGTCTCCGGGCATCTGGACACCTCGGACCTCGCGGCCTCCGCACCGACCCTGTTCGCCACGCCTTACCCGTACCTCCTCCTGGTGACAGGGGTCAGCGGCCTCGTGCTGTCGCAGACCGCCCTGCAGCGCTGCCGGGCGTCGCTGATCGTCCCCGTGTGCTCCACGGTGTCCTGCGTGTTCACCATCGCGAGCGGCACGATCGCGTTCGCGGAGCCGCTGCCCGACGACTGGCTGCGGCTGTTACTGCGTCTCGGCGGCACCGTCCTCGCGGTGACCGTCCTGCTCACCCTTCCGCGACACGACACGGACACACCCGATCACGAAGGAACCCGGCCATGA
- a CDS encoding Trm112 family protein, giving the protein MKPDSPLLKILACPLDKGPLILDESRSALYNPRLRRHYPIVDGIPQLLPSSGVPAGISGSAASGPDSGA; this is encoded by the coding sequence ATGAAGCCTGACAGCCCGCTTTTGAAGATCCTCGCCTGCCCGCTCGACAAGGGCCCGCTGATCCTCGACGAGAGCCGGAGCGCCCTCTACAACCCCCGGCTGCGCCGCCACTATCCGATCGTCGACGGCATTCCGCAGCTGCTTCCCTCCTCGGGTGTGCCTGCCGGAATTTCCGGCTCCGCCGCTTCCGGACCGGACAGTGGCGCATAA
- a CDS encoding sugar transferase, whose protein sequence is MRQGGLVGPLPSTRERLANGAISGPATDWEQRYRRAVIMSDTVATAFVVASIGEFFGARDAADWHEKWGILAFGTQLLVLGALAVNRAWAPAHLGQGAEEFRRLGRSLFMATVVLALGGIALTSRNIKLWIFVAIPAIAIITMTTRYLLRLWLHKQRNEGRCLRPVLAAGSPATVHDLIVRTRKFPHLGWRVDAVCTTDGLGPDGDHLDGVPVVGRLTDVANHIRRDGYRVLAVTPDPHWSPHRLQRLAWNLEGSDAEMVVAPVLMEVAGPRLHVDAVLGIPLLRVSMPTFTGGRRAIKGIVDRLGAALLLLLFAPLMLVVGVLVTVESRGGAVYRQRRVGKDGREFTILKFRTMVAGAHGARAELADSNEGAGPLFKLRRDPRVTRVGAVLRRYSIDELPQLFNVLTGSMSLVGPRPPLPEESAAYGPDIRRRLLVKPGLTGLWQISGRSDLPWEEAVRLDLRYVEDWSLALDTVILWKTLRAVLYGQGAY, encoded by the coding sequence GTGCGGCAAGGGGGATTAGTCGGCCCGTTACCGTCGACGCGCGAGCGTCTGGCGAACGGGGCGATCAGCGGGCCCGCGACCGACTGGGAGCAGCGGTACCGCCGTGCCGTGATCATGAGCGACACCGTGGCCACCGCCTTCGTGGTGGCGTCGATCGGCGAATTCTTCGGGGCCAGGGACGCGGCCGACTGGCACGAGAAATGGGGCATTCTCGCATTCGGCACCCAGCTCCTCGTCCTGGGTGCGCTCGCGGTCAACCGGGCATGGGCTCCGGCACATCTCGGCCAAGGCGCAGAGGAATTCCGCCGGCTCGGACGTTCCCTTTTCATGGCGACCGTGGTACTCGCGCTCGGTGGAATCGCGCTGACCTCGCGCAACATCAAACTCTGGATCTTCGTCGCGATCCCCGCGATCGCGATCATCACCATGACGACGCGCTATCTGCTGCGCCTCTGGCTGCACAAACAGCGCAACGAAGGACGGTGCCTGCGTCCGGTGCTCGCCGCCGGGAGTCCGGCCACCGTGCACGACCTGATCGTCAGGACCCGCAAGTTCCCGCACCTCGGCTGGCGGGTGGACGCGGTGTGCACGACGGACGGTCTCGGGCCCGACGGTGACCATCTGGACGGAGTGCCGGTCGTCGGCCGTCTGACGGACGTCGCCAACCACATCCGCCGCGACGGCTACCGCGTCCTGGCGGTCACACCGGACCCCCACTGGTCACCGCACCGGCTCCAGCGGCTCGCCTGGAACCTCGAAGGCAGCGACGCCGAGATGGTCGTCGCCCCCGTGCTGATGGAGGTGGCCGGTCCGCGGCTGCACGTCGACGCGGTACTCGGGATCCCGCTGCTGCGGGTCAGCATGCCGACCTTCACCGGGGGGCGGCGGGCGATCAAGGGAATCGTCGACCGGCTGGGCGCGGCGCTCCTGCTGCTGCTGTTCGCCCCTCTGATGCTGGTCGTCGGGGTGCTCGTGACCGTGGAGAGCCGGGGCGGGGCGGTCTACCGCCAGCGCAGGGTCGGCAAGGACGGCCGCGAGTTCACCATCCTCAAGTTCCGCACCATGGTCGCCGGGGCGCACGGGGCACGTGCCGAGCTGGCCGACAGCAACGAAGGCGCCGGCCCGCTGTTCAAGCTGCGCCGCGACCCGCGGGTGACCCGGGTGGGTGCGGTGCTGCGCCGGTACTCGATCGACGAGCTCCCACAGCTCTTCAACGTGCTCACCGGCTCGATGTCGCTCGTCGGTCCGCGGCCTCCGCTGCCGGAGGAGTCCGCCGCGTACGGCCCGGACATCCGGCGCAGGCTCCTGGTCAAGCCGGGACTGACCGGTCTGTGGCAGATCAGCGGACGGAGCGACCTGCCGTGGGAGGAGGCGGTGCGACTCGACCTGCGGTACGTGGAGGACTGGTCGCTCGCCCTGGACACGGTGATCTTGTGGAAGACGCTGCGCGCGGTGCTCTACGGGCAGGGGGCCTATTGA